The Gossypium hirsutum isolate 1008001.06 chromosome A13, Gossypium_hirsutum_v2.1, whole genome shotgun sequence nucleotide sequence CTGATGTCACACGTCCCCAAAGTTGCAAACAGAACTCTATTGGAAGGTCTTAGGATCGAACCATACGAGGTGCATCTTCAGGTGATAGTTTTGAGAGATATATAGGTGTCTGAACAATACCGGATTATGAGCATGATGTGTGGTGCGGGGAAATGAGTGTGCCCAATCGGCCAGTCATGACATATATAGATGAAAGGAGTATAAATACTAGAACAATATATGGTAGATATCACCTTTACAGGTAGCTGAATTAAGCTTGAGTTCACATATGATCGTCACACGTTGATGTGTTACTAATTCAAAACGGACTTAAATATGGTATTGCTTCCAATGTTAATGCTAGCAGAGAGAGTAACAAATTCAACAAAAATACGGTGTTGCTTCACTTTAGCCCTTGTATTCATTTCTCCTTATGATGATTAATAATCCTAAAACATGAGTTTATCCAGCGAAAATTATACAGTAATTTGCCTATTAAAAACGAAATCAAGACATGGATTCATCGTCTACCGTACTTCTTCAGCTGTACCCTCTGACCCCGAGAAGaatcaattaaaaaatcaaaaccaaTAGGGAATTTTTCATCCAAAGTAACGACCAATCACAGTGCGGAGACGAACCTAAAACAGATGATCTCCTCAGGGCTTAACATCGCAGGCAAAAAccgaaccaaaaaaaaaaatgaaatcttCTGTCTAATCATCATCCTCAGAATCTGCAATTCAACAAAGAAAGCAAACACTTCAAAATAAATAACAGCATTTGTCAGGTAATAAGAGAGTGGAAATTTGCTAATTTGAAGCATATGTCTTAAGAATTTGCAAATTAAGCAAACAGAATTAGAGAAGTTTTAGTTTTATAATTCAAAGAGTTCTAatgttatttacttattttacaaATCTCAGCATTTAAGAGAAAAACAGTTGGGACTTAGTAGAGTATGGTCAAGCTAACAACGAAGGATACAAAATCAAGTGGTATGTTTCCTTCTTATTAATTTAAGTCAAAGTATTGTACTTTatcattttcctttacttttacgTTGAAATGTTACCAGATGCATTTAGTATAGTTCATATACtttcaaatctttttattttaatttttaacaaataattaatatttctcTAAACTGCTCTAACATTGTCTTGCTAtaaagaattttttaattttgatattttcatgCTTCCACCCTTCTCTTCCCTTCTATGACATAAGTTATCCTGGAGATAAAGAAGTTTTAGGCATAATAATTAATTTGGCCCTCAAACTTtacaaaaaaagttattttttaccTTCATctaaattttcaccatttttagcccttaaacttgcatttttttgtcaaatcaccccaacATGGATGAAAAAGTTAAACTTTTTTAACTTTGCTGATATCGCATACACTTGGATGACATATAAgcattcaattaatttttaaaattcaaaaagatcataaaaattatttttaaaaattaaaaatcattaaaatcatttaaaaagtataacaatatctaaaataattttaatctttttaaaattttaaaaaataattaaatgctgACATGTCATCCACATGGCAATCCACGTGTATGCCACAACAGCgaagttaacatttgttaactttgccATCCATTTTGGGGTAATTTGACAAGAAATGCATGTTTAATGGCTAAAAgaggtgaaaaattaaatgaatggctAAAATGACATTTTCTTCGAGGGCTAAAAAATTCATTATGCCAAAGTTTTAACAGTCCCCAGTAACAAATAACAACAGCAAAGAGAAGCTTTTACGATTTCCAAGGAATAAAAGATAAAAGGTTCAGACCAAACACCCAACTATCATAAAAACAAAGGCAATTTGATTTTTTCCCCTTCCCTTTCATTTTGAAAAAGGTTGGGGGGTGGGGGGGGCTTACCAGATCTAATGTCTTCTCCAACTTTTCCTCTATTTTTCAATTGTCTCGTGATCATTGAGCAAATGAGAAACCACCAGTACACATGGAACACAAGTAGCATCAGCAACATAGTATTGAAAACATAGTATAGGGACGTGGGATATGACTCCGAAAGATTTAAAAACTCCCGAACATCATAGCTGTGAGAGATAAACAATGACAGTAGATGCATGATCAGCCAGTATGCAGTAATGTACTAAAAccaaatcataaaccataaaggCAAACCTTGAGGTTTTAATGACCCAAAATGGAAAGAATATCAGACGCAGCAAGAGCCAGGAGATGGCAAATAATCCAAAGCACACACTTGCTCCAAGCTCTCTCTCGGAATACTTGAAAACTTTAGCCGCTTCCAAAAACACATCACTTGCATCATGTAGGGCAAGGATAATTGAACCAATGCGGAAAAAGCTGTAAACAATGCAAACTATAATCATCTTCCAACTTGGATATCCACaagataatttaatttatcaaactaACTCATACAGACAAAACTTTATAACTGTCAATGGCTATGTTCTTCCCTCACAAAAATTCTGTTAAATACTCTTCAATTCTGAATTCATATAATCCATAACTTGCAACACTAAATAAAATGCCGAGGATATGACTGGCATCAAACCAATGAAGAACCTAAGAATAACAGAGCAGAAAATGGCTGCATTTTCACCATGAGTTCATGAAAAACTCAACATAttgcatgatttttttaaaagagtGCATAAACTTTCTTCTTATGTCATAAAACAGCAAACCTTCTAGGGTGCCTTTTGCAGAGGCTACTAATGATCCAAAGGATGGCAATACACCacaatatttaaaaccataacaGAATAACAGTGGGATGTAGCAATCTACCAGCTTACAGAGGACTGCTGACAGTAAACTCAAAGAAAGACGAATCATATAGGGATATACTAATTTGACTATGTGATACACCAGACTCTGTATCTACACTACATGAATACACAATTACACATTTTAGACCATATGTAGTATGCAATCTGGAGATAAATGGTCCAATGATGAGATTCCAGAAAATGCCCAAGAGGTAGGCAACAATGACTTCCAAATGAATATTTGCCTGTCTGCTATGTGGCAATGACTGGGAATTTGGAGCACTTCCACAAAAACAGGCAAGTTACCTTGTAATGTATGAGTATCCTATCAGGATTACAGTAATTACATGATGGGACATCATCACAGCAAAATCCTTCCTTCGAGTCTCCCAAGTAAGGAGTGCAGCAATGCTATAAATGTAGAACCCACATTGGCACATGTAGAAAAGGCTTAGGGATAGcctgaacaaaaagaaaaaagaaagaagttaGCTTTCAAGTAGGTTGCAAGCAGGTATAACAAACCTTATCCTTCCACAATGCAAGACCCagcaattaaagaaaaaggaatatTTAAAGAGAACAGAATATAGGCGTTGGAGCATGTATAAAGGGAAAGCCACATGTTTCAATAGAATACTCATAAAGCAGATAAAGTCCTTGAAAGTAGAATAAAATGCCCACAGAAATTGTTTTTTCTCAAGATGGAGACCAGCATGATACTCCAGAATCAAGACTGATACATTCACTTGAAAGAGGGAATGGGAACATATAGACCCAACCCAACACCAGTGCGAACTAAAGGATCAACTAAAAGCACAATGAAAACATGTGAACAAAATTGCTTTAAGATTACAAGAACAAGAGTATGATAGGCTTACCGGCTAATAGTGAAAAGGTTAAGATTAGTATCATATAGGAGGACAAGGGAGCTAAAGACTAGACAGGAATGACAAGAAGTCAACCGTAACCATCATATATTGGATGCagatttgttttaaaataaattaatacaagAATGACTTGGCATTCTCCATAGCTTACAGAGATGTACACATGATGAATACAAATACGTCCTTTCAAACACTAAAGACAAGAACAAAAATAGATTTGTCCCGTCTCTTAAGGAATGATTACAAACAGTAAAAGATACCTTCATGCCATGTGAATTCAGAGATCAGAAACACAGATCCTTGACATCCAAGAGAAACAATAACTTTCCGTCAATTAATAGAAAAGACTATTCACCTCATAAAGAGGTACATATATAAGTCCATGAATATAGGTTACTCACTTCAACTCTTGATCTGGCCAGCCTCTGAAGTACTGTTTTGTATCTGTGAACCATGGCTCATAGTAGGTTATTTTCAGAATATATGTTTCAACAGTAGCATAATATGCTAGCTTCCACATAGATTCTGAGCATTTTGCAATTTTTGCTTGTGTAGCCTCATTAATCTTCAAAGGAGCATATCCATTACTCAACAACCAGATGGCCAGCCTCTAAAAGGAAcgtgaagaaaaattaaaatgtattaacGAAAGATGAAGTCCTTTATGTACCAACTTATGAAGTGAAACAATTAAAAGGAGAAATTGATCGATTGTTTGTTACCACCGAAGGCACAAATATGGCAATAGGATTTAGAAAATAAACATATGGTAGCAGCACTCAACCCCACCCTCACGCAATTTCATTTCTCAGGACAAGTGAAAAAAATGAAGGTATGTACATTACACAACTACTTCCAGAAGATGATAAAATTTCCCTGCAATAACCCTATAGTGGAATCTTTTCCTTTATGACTAAAATGTTCTCATCTCATCCTGCGTATTCCTATCCATGTAGTATTTTACACTCCTTCCTACCTTTCACTCCATATGTTTGTGTAATTCAAAACAAATAGGATGGTCCAATACAAGCTGTGAACATTTCAACCatgaatattcaaaatatatttaataaaataaatggattgTTACTCCTCACCCATTCAATCCTGTCCTATTCGCAACCTAACGCATCAAAAAACAACCATAACTGGATTCAATTAACAAGCACATGCTTGTTCCACCATCTTCTACAAATTTTCAAGAGTTCAGCACAAATTCTCTGAATCAAACAAGACAAGTTCACCTAGGATGTGACCACATTATCCTGAAAACATTCAATTTTTTcgttctttcattttatttttctttcagaTGCGACATACTTCCAACTTCTTTAACACATCTAGGCGAAGACTCAAGTCAACCCACTATTAATTAAGCTAAATAACCAAAGTTAACTTATCTTCCTGAAATCTCAATAAAAAAACCCTTTAATCCACCAAAACTGGAATCGCTCTTTAGAATACAACAAATTTCAGCCGAAGTCGATAATTTCTTAAAGCTAATACAAACAAAACAACAtattataaaacaataaataaataaattaggaaTCAATAAGAGGCAACATAAATCTTACACGAAAAATGAATTTGTCAAGGAAGAACCTGGCGACAACGAAACCGAGCGCGAAGTGAACCGCCACAAGGAAGTGGCACACATCCGGCTTGGCATTACGGCTCCAAATAGATGACTCCATCGGACACCAGTTTTCGAAGAAAAGCAAAAAACTAAAATCAATCAATCAAAAGGCTCCAAAATCCGTCCAACGATTTCTTATTGCAACAATCCATTGCATTGAGCTTCCATTGATCACGATTGAGAGAGATCTGGTTTTTTTAGCCCTaagttgagtttttttttagttaacaaagtaagaagaagaagatgatgatgatgatgatgatgatgatgataatgaaaaAGAGTTGGAGGGTTTTAAACCGGCTAAGATCTCGAGTAGTTTATTTAACAAACAATAGAATGTTTTTCTTGTGAGACGCTACTCGTTAGCTggaaattttattcattttgaggattctcttttttcattttcggGGTTTTATTCTCTATCAGTCCCTGTACTCTTTAGTCATTTGAATTGTAGTCTCTcacttttttaatttgaaaaatataatcccaACTCTTTTGATTTGAAAATCAAAATCCAACCATCAAAGGACTTTCGTCATTCAAAAAATTTTTACttgtaattttgatttaattttagatttttgaggatttagatataaaaaaaagattgaaatcttttttttttttgcgaatTTAGATATCTGAATATGATagtatttaatttgtcaaattaTGGTATTTGACCTTGTACTTTGTGTAAATTGTGGAATTAGtacctttattttaatttggttaatttttataactatacttttcaaattttgaaattttagtattgaGCCAATTgtaatagttaaatttgtttgattaaacTATGACATTAGTCTTATATTATGCGTacagttatagatttagtccacATTTATCAATTAGATTATTCTTAGTGGCTACATTTTTTGaattctaaaattttagttttaatacaAACATTAATCGTTAAATCTATTAACCAATTTTgtgtgagtaatatgtgaaaataacaaataGATATAATAGtacacatgtgataatatatttgacatatcaaattttaaaaataaccgaacttaatttaatgaaattaataatacatgaactgaaaatgaaaaattaaaatataagtactaaattcataatttatacaaaatttaacCGATTTAATTTGAATTCGAATTtagataataattataattaacggataataaattgatttaaaatattaagagGAACTACGAATTCggattgaaataattttaaaaaataaagatattcAAAACTCACTTTTTGTTTATTGAAAGTAAATTTATTTGCTTGTTTGATATTTCTTGCGTGTAAGACTAATCATGTAagcaaattttatatatttttaaatgtaatttgGCAAAAGTtcacataattaattaaacttcaATTTTTTGCAAAGAGTATAGGGACTGAAAGTAGAATTTTACATTTGTTATTTCTTTCATATCTTTGATGGTGCAGAACTCGGCAGCCGCCAgccatttttcattattttgatttgactcgaaaatatttttcatttattatttggattttcttttatattcaatatactcttttataaattgaaattttgtaATGTAATAATTATTCTTAGTGCCAAGTATAGagttaatttttttctaagttcAAATTTGAATATTAGGGGTCAATTATCTAAAAATactgttttttttataaaaattattgagttaggtcaattttttcaaaatttatcagaTTATAtcgattttggagagagaaaataaaaatgtatCCAGCTGGATGAGTTTTCAAACAATctctctagaaattttttttaatgatttttgggGTTTTTTATGGTTAGAGTTTTGGAATTTTTgttttaggtcccaaaattattattttaaggaattttttttaatttttaacatttttatatattctttaggatctttttataatatttatatttggtggaaaatataaattgtaaaatttttataaatattttgagttttaaaaataacattattttgaGACCAATTTGGTAATTCCAAAATTGGCAAGTACCAAAAAGGTATTTACACTAatctattattcgaattattcaaattgtaaaatttaactcgataCAAAATCGAAACTCGAATCACTCAATTCGATTAACtccaaatttgaatttttttcgaattttgtcaTCTGCAGCTTATGATAGCTAGAGGTCAACtcgaaatattcaaaaaaatattatctcATGATTCCTATGATATCTAAAGGGTGAGTGACAACTTTGTAGGGGGTTGAATTTGAGAGAGTGAAAACACTACATACAAGGAGCATTTTTAGTGACATGtcagtaaaaaatattaaaagaattgaGAGAGCGTTTAGAATGAATTTAAAAGGTGGGAAATTTAGGACTTAAATAGGGAAAAAAGTTAATGTTGGGGGGAGGGAGCCACTGGAGTTCAACTGTTAGGGTAACTGTTGGCCTATTACAGGGTAGTTGTTAGGGAAAATGCGTCTAATTTGACGCATTTTCACATTCTCTCGAAAATTAACTTAATTcgacaaattttgaaaaaatcgACTTAATCTGATATATGGGCAATTCATCTGAATATTAGTTCTTGGATTATGTATAAATTGTTAATTTattccttatactttaatttggttaatctcaatatttatatttttcaatttttaaaattttaattcagatCCAAATATAAaagcaaataaatatattatgctaTCTTATGCCATATGTCGGTTCTGGATTTAGTCTCTgatttttaatttgatcatttttagtttttataatattCGAACTTAAACATGACTTAAACAAtagtcattaaatttattaactaaattaatataggattttttcataaatattatgtgAAATAACAAGTTTATATGGCATTTCACATGTAATGATATATTTGTTGaataagattttgaaaatagtGGAGTTTAACTTAACAAATTTAATAGTTGCTTTTTAGGTTAGGAACTTCAAAATTCGACAAATAAAATGATTGAATCCAAAAGTTGCGTTTACGGtgtatttagcttactttttgtctcacgttacagtatcgctatagtatttaatctcactgtcaccgctgtttttacactaaccgtagaTAAACATACCGCCCATCCAAACCTACCCAAAAACTGATAATAGATATTGATGTTTGAGCACCATTGTGTAGAAGTCGAAATGTGTAAGGAGtaacttgaaaatttgaaaataaagtaaattttagattattttatacaaacgtcaaagaaaataaaataaaataaaaattatattttattgttctAAAATTAATTGATAGGATCAGAAAACAATAGATACACTtgacttaaatttatttattatatgaagTTCCTAGTGATAAAATAATgcaaactttttattatttactctaatttttaaaacctaataattaaaacttattttgGGTATGAAGCAGTTTTAAAACTCGTGGTCAGCATTTATTCTTTTAACAAATTTACAGAATACAAAATTTTAGTTATTAGGCTCACTCTGATAAATAcattgagaaattaaaaaaagcctaataattaatgagaaaataaaataatattacttgTTTCAATTTTCTTTAACAAAGCCTTTAGGGAGTTTTGGTTGGTAGAAATATAGAAGGATGGAAAAGTAAGAAGCAATGGGTGTTAAATTTTGTTTAGTGTACAAGAAAAGTTAgtggaaaaaatagaaaaaaaaataattattttcacttaatgccccaaaaaatttctattaagGTGATATTAAGAGATAAGAGATATATGTATTTATAagatcatttatcatttattatttaaatttagaaatggtttaatggtaaaaatagtataattttcattttattatttcccAAATTTCAGCTTTGTGGAACAATGAATAATAGAAATTACTagtttaattttgtcattttctaTACCAATTACCAAACACGCAATGTTTTctttcaagaaaatttttagatttttttgatCAAATTTTCTTTGCATCCAAGCAAAACTTCAATATTCCCCTACCGAATTACCAACCGATAAAGAAGGGTTAATTCATCAAACGCCTTTAAACTATTACTATGATTTAAAAGTGGCCCCTAAATTTCAAAGGATTCTAATTGAGCTATAAAGCATTGGTATATCAATCAGGAGCGAAGCCAGAACAAATTTTTAggggggccgaatgaaattttaattttttatagtctatgtctttataatttttaaaggattaaatcaaatttttataattttagggggccaaagtataattttactttactaatttaaaatttttaaaaaaattcaagggcctaaatataaattttctattttaggggggccaGGGCCACTGCCAGCCCCCCTTGTATCCACCTCTATATCAATTGAGTCATTtcgctaatttaatgtgttttaaggcataatgatttttttaaccctttaactttacaaaaaaattattttatccttCTTTTTTGGCTTCTTTTAATCATTGAATTTGCATTTTTTTGGTCAAATCATTCGAAATGAATggaaaatttaagttataaagCATTGGTATATTAACCGAGTCATTTTGCTAATTTAATGTCTTTTAAGGTATAATGACTTTTTTGACCGtcaaattttacaaaaaagtcattttagccctcctttttaatt carries:
- the LOC107894263 gene encoding LAG1 longevity assurance homolog 2 (The RefSeq protein has 7 substitutions compared to this genomic sequence), with product MESSIWSRNAKPDVCHFLVAVHFALGFVVARFFLDKFIFRRLAIWLSSNGYAPLKMNEATQAKIAKCSESMWKLAYYATVETFILKITYHEPWFTDTKQYFRGWPDQELKLSLSLFYMCQCGFYIYSIAALLTWETRRKDFAVMMSHHVITVILIGYSYITSFFRIGSIILALHDASDVFLEAAKVFKYSESELGASVCFGLFAISWLLLRLIFFPFWVIKTSSYDVREFLNLSESYPMSLYYVFNTMLLMLLVFHVYWWFLICSMIMRQLKNRGKVGEDIRSDSEDDD